In a single window of the Elaeis guineensis isolate ETL-2024a chromosome 8, EG11, whole genome shotgun sequence genome:
- the LOC105061398 gene encoding uncharacterized protein: MADPHPPEVPANGGGPAETLVPCLGSKRQRRPSVRLGEIGDQPAAIPYEPYIRRTKHWKLPSDHAKPRAYLSRDPFKHSSKTRPLTTLAPEGDALDGPPTSDDHVLLPVDENLDFHGAGIRRGSRDGKAWRGGGVRRARSSWIPKVDEGNEGPDLKSSSGEDAGDEGYRDNLESPSDRNDRRAAARVRVSESRDGGPWAEGDLPSETDNRDWNNRNGWWRSVGDGGVRSWLNGLGLGRYAPVFEIHEVDDDVLPLLTLEDLKDMGINAVGSRRKMYCAIQKLRKNVM, encoded by the coding sequence ATGGCGGATCCCCACCCGCCGGAGGTTCCGGCGAACGGCGGCGGCCCGGCGGAAACTCTTGTCCCCTGCCTGGGCTCCAAGCGGCAGCGCCGCCCCAGCGTCCGCCTCGGCGAGATCGGTGACCAGCCCGCTGCCATCCCCTATGAGCCATACATCCGCCGCACCAAACACTGGAAGCTTCCCTCCGACCACGCCAAGCCCCGGGCCTACCTCTCCAGGGATCCCTTCAAGCACTCCTCCAAGACCCGCCCCCTCACCACCCTGGCCCCCGAAGGCGACGCCCTCGACGGCCCCCCTACCTCCGACGACCACGTCCTCCTCCCCGTCGACGAGAACCTCGACTTCCACGGCGCCGGGATCCGGCGGGGGAGCCGGGACGGGAAGGCGTGGCGGGGCGGCGGAGTCAGGCGGGCGAGGTCGAGCTGGATCCCGAAGGTCGACGAGGGCAACGAAGGCCCCGACTTGAAATCGAGCAGCGGGGAGGACGCTGGCGATGAGGGCTATAGGGATAATTTGGAGAGTCCGTCGGATAGGAATGATAGGCGGGCCGCAGCGAGGGTTAGGGTTTCGGAGAGCAGGGATGGTGGTCCTTGGGCTGAGGGGGATTTGCCATCGGAGACGGACAATAGGGATTGGAACAACCGGAACGGGTGGTGGCGCTCGGTCGGGGACGGTGGCGTCCGATCCTGGCTCAATGGGTTGGGGCTGGGCCGGTACGCTCCGGTGTTTGAGATCCATGAAGTGGATGATGACGTTCTGCCATTGCTGACGCTGGAGGATCTGAAGGACATGGGGATTAATGCGGTCGGGTCAAGGAGGAAGATGTACTGTGCTATCCAGAAGCTCAGGAAGAACGTCATGTGA